The sequence GCTCTGACACAGTTGCCTAACTTTTGTCGCTTTTATTCTGTGAAATAATACGAATCAGAAATGTTATAGGCTTCCGAATTTCCGATGTTGatgaagtttttgataaaaaaaattcacaggTACACATTTTTATTAGCtttcgtttttgtttcaagACAGAAATTAAATGATTGATCAAATTAAAGCATGATTTAGACtcgaaaaatgataattaaagaaaaatgactAAGTAGAgtaaattgtcattttcaaattggatTGTCGTGTTTTACTATCATATCTTCCCGGAAAAGCATTGCTCGTTTCTGCCGAATTACGTCATCAATAACCATCCTTCTTCGtctggaattatttttcaatttagttttaaata comes from Caenorhabditis elegans chromosome X and encodes:
- the F46C3.6 gene encoding uncharacterized protein (Confirmed by transcript evidence); translation: MNLVFFILIVFIVFNAGVDCRRRRMVIDDVIRQKRAMLFREDMIVKHDNPI